The proteins below are encoded in one region of Chengkuizengella sp. SCS-71B:
- a CDS encoding MarR family winged helix-turn-helix transcriptional regulator, which yields MEDITAFYYKKIKASSDALNSILLDEYHKFVDKEVLNITPKQSILLDYLNKKSLTNSEIAKHFSITPSAATQLINKLEKKGYVKREINVNNRREIIVHLDEKGIEYHNLMSKFELHLIQKYYSKLNKKDLENLVDLQEKIYKIVTKIQKEEEN from the coding sequence ATGGAAGACATTACAGCTTTTTATTACAAAAAAATAAAAGCCTCTTCAGACGCTCTAAACTCTATACTTTTAGATGAATATCACAAATTTGTGGATAAAGAAGTGCTTAATATAACCCCGAAACAAAGCATCTTGTTAGATTATCTAAACAAAAAATCTTTGACAAATAGTGAGATTGCTAAACATTTCTCCATTACACCTAGTGCAGCAACACAACTGATCAACAAATTAGAAAAAAAAGGCTATGTAAAAAGAGAAATTAATGTAAATAATCGCAGAGAAATTATTGTTCATCTTGATGAAAAAGGAATTGAATATCATAATTTGATGTCAAAATTTGAATTACATCTCATTCAAAAATATTATTCTAAATTAAATAAAAAGGATTTAGAAAATTTAGTTGATTTACAGGAAAAAATATATAAAATAGTTACTAAAATTCAAAAAGAAGAGGAAAACTAA
- a CDS encoding MFS transporter gives MVLLKNRVFQVIVLTDLIQQTAIWIRNIALLFFVMDLTNNNPIYVSLLTVIEYAPIFIFSFIGGTLADRWDPKKTMIYGDFASALSIIIIIFFVTNGNWQVIFLATLISSIVSQVSQPSSSIMFKRHIPEEMIAPAIGIIQSLQSLFLIIGPIIGTLIYSWLGITASLVSIAIAFFISSIILLFLPKVKKEKENISSKFIKEMQEGIQYVKNSKNLKIIAITFVFIGLGAGIVQPLDVFIVIDRLGLEKENIQWLYMLAGIGMFIGSIVASILSNKLNMKKVIVGGLCFLSLSLIVEVLSVWFVLTATMNFITGFILAMWQTMLGMLIIKMIDEKFVGRTNGILTPLFIGGILLGSAVAGPLVTFTSLITTYIISAIIIFVGAIISTDLELKNTQKKLKNNTE, from the coding sequence TTGGTTTTATTAAAAAACAGAGTTTTTCAAGTTATTGTTTTAACTGATTTGATCCAACAAACTGCCATCTGGATTCGAAACATTGCCTTGTTATTTTTTGTAATGGATTTAACTAATAATAATCCGATTTACGTCTCACTTTTAACGGTTATCGAATACGCACCTATATTTATTTTTTCTTTTATAGGAGGTACTTTAGCAGATCGATGGGATCCTAAAAAGACAATGATATATGGTGATTTTGCCAGCGCGTTATCTATCATTATTATTATCTTTTTTGTGACAAACGGAAATTGGCAAGTCATTTTTTTGGCTACACTTATATCTAGTATTGTAAGTCAGGTTTCTCAGCCCTCATCTTCCATTATGTTTAAAAGACATATTCCTGAAGAAATGATCGCACCAGCCATTGGAATCATTCAAAGTTTGCAATCCTTATTTCTCATCATTGGACCCATCATTGGAACATTAATCTACAGTTGGTTAGGCATTACCGCTTCATTAGTAAGCATTGCGATCGCATTTTTCATTTCCTCTATCATATTATTGTTCCTGCCTAAAGTAAAAAAAGAGAAGGAAAATATCTCATCTAAATTTATAAAAGAAATGCAAGAAGGCATTCAATACGTGAAAAACTCTAAAAACTTAAAAATCATTGCAATCACATTTGTATTCATCGGGTTAGGGGCAGGAATTGTTCAACCACTTGATGTTTTTATTGTCATTGATCGTTTAGGTCTAGAAAAAGAAAATATTCAATGGCTTTATATGTTAGCAGGAATAGGAATGTTTATTGGAAGTATTGTCGCTTCTATTCTAAGCAACAAACTAAATATGAAAAAAGTTATTGTTGGAGGTTTATGTTTCTTATCCCTCTCGCTTATTGTAGAAGTTTTATCTGTTTGGTTCGTGTTAACAGCAACAATGAATTTTATCACAGGATTCATATTAGCCATGTGGCAAACTATGTTAGGAATGCTCATTATTAAAATGATAGATGAAAAATTTGTTGGAAGAACAAACGGAATTTTGACTCCATTGTTTATCGGAGGAATATTGCTCGGGTCAGCTGTTGCAGGACCATTAGTGACTTTCACATCACTTATAACTACTTATATAATCTCTGCAATCATCATTTTCGTTGGTGCAATCATCAGTACGGACCTTGAATTAAAAAACACTCAAAAAAAGTTAAAAAATAATACTGAATAG
- a CDS encoding DUF378 domain-containing protein translates to MKTLNVIALLLVIIGGLNWLLFGLFQWDLVGGLFGGMDSGLSRTIYVIVGIAAVYSFSFFNNVTYARNE, encoded by the coding sequence ATGAAAACACTAAACGTGATCGCGTTACTTTTAGTTATCATAGGTGGATTAAATTGGTTGTTATTTGGGCTTTTTCAATGGGATTTAGTAGGAGGGCTCTTTGGTGGGATGGATTCAGGCCTTTCCCGTACAATATATGTCATTGTAGGAATTGCAGCCGTTTATTCCTTTAGCTTTTTTAACAATGTAACATATGCAAGAAATGAGTAA
- a CDS encoding DUF378 domain-containing protein: MKTCNVIALLLVIIGGLNWLLVGIFEWDLVAELFGGMDSTLSKIVYIIIGLAAIYSLTFFNKINQK; the protein is encoded by the coding sequence ATGAAAACTTGTAATGTAATTGCTCTGCTGCTTGTTATTATTGGTGGTTTGAATTGGTTATTAGTTGGAATCTTTGAGTGGGATCTAGTCGCTGAATTGTTTGGGGGAATGGATTCGACTCTATCTAAAATTGTATATATTATTATTGGATTAGCCGCGATTTATTCACTAACTTTTTTCAACAAAATTAATCAGAAGTAA
- a CDS encoding ABC transporter ATP-binding protein has protein sequence MSTGKRLFAYAMKFKKTIILALLMLSVAVVAELSGPLIAKQMIDKHILGIEYKWYETSGKDEYSVQYEGQWYKRSDHFEGIEEKGSEIRVLQVERDYYFIDEPVLFDGKRSVENNTLTITKGKEIATYPAEKLTAAQLFQFYKPETKSLIQLSGIYLVLILISALFHYGQTFFLQKSANQIVQKMRSDVFEHIQKLPVQYFDHRPAGKIVSRVTNDTESIKELFVNVLANFFTSAVYMIGIFGFVFVLDYKLALITLIVIPILMIWIVVYRKFASKYNHVIKSRLSEINGMINESIQGMTIIRAFRRQKETTEEFEFLNEEYFKHQNKLLNLNSFTSHNLVNLLRNGSYVAIIWYFGGASLGVGTIISVGALYAFVDYLNRLFQPITGVVNQLGHMEEAIVSSQRVFQLLDEKGEAFSDGQMERYRGHVVFDQVSFAYKDEDYVLNNISFEAKPGETIALVGHTGSGKSSIINLLLRYYDIQKGKIKIDDQDISGFPKQLIRQHMAIVLQEPFLFTGTIASNVSLNDPAIDRSKVEKALQDVGADQLIKNLAKGYDEPVIEKGSTLSAGQRQLISFARALAFNPAILILDEATANIDTETEAIIQKALDVLKKGRTTFIIAHRLSTIRNADQIIVLDHGRILEKGSHEQLMKNKSNYYQMYQMQQGKKKIALTT, from the coding sequence ATGAGTACTGGAAAAAGATTGTTTGCTTATGCAATGAAGTTTAAAAAGACGATTATATTGGCTTTGTTAATGTTATCTGTAGCAGTAGTGGCTGAATTGTCAGGTCCTTTAATTGCGAAGCAGATGATTGATAAACACATTCTAGGAATTGAATATAAGTGGTATGAAACTTCAGGCAAAGATGAATATTCTGTTCAATATGAAGGTCAATGGTACAAACGTAGTGATCATTTTGAAGGAATCGAGGAAAAAGGTTCAGAAATTCGAGTGCTTCAAGTGGAAAGAGATTATTATTTTATAGATGAACCCGTTTTATTTGATGGGAAGAGAAGTGTTGAAAACAATACTTTAACGATAACAAAGGGTAAGGAAATAGCAACTTATCCTGCAGAAAAATTGACAGCGGCACAACTGTTTCAGTTTTATAAACCAGAAACAAAAAGTTTAATTCAATTAAGTGGTATTTATTTGGTATTAATTTTGATTTCGGCTTTATTTCATTATGGTCAGACGTTTTTCCTGCAAAAATCAGCAAATCAGATCGTTCAGAAAATGAGGTCAGATGTATTTGAGCATATTCAAAAACTGCCTGTCCAGTATTTTGATCATCGACCTGCTGGAAAAATAGTATCTAGAGTAACTAATGATACCGAGTCAATTAAAGAGTTGTTTGTCAATGTATTAGCCAATTTTTTTACAAGTGCCGTATACATGATTGGAATATTCGGTTTTGTTTTTGTTTTAGATTATAAACTTGCTCTTATTACTTTAATTGTCATTCCAATCTTGATGATATGGATTGTTGTTTATCGAAAATTTGCATCTAAGTATAACCATGTTATTAAATCTAGATTGAGTGAAATTAATGGAATGATTAATGAATCCATACAAGGGATGACTATCATTAGAGCCTTTCGTAGACAAAAGGAAACAACAGAGGAATTTGAATTTTTAAATGAGGAATATTTTAAACATCAAAACAAATTACTGAATTTAAACTCATTCACATCTCATAACTTAGTTAACCTACTAAGAAACGGCTCATATGTAGCTATAATTTGGTACTTTGGAGGTGCCTCACTAGGAGTAGGAACGATTATTTCAGTAGGAGCATTGTATGCTTTCGTTGATTATTTAAACCGTTTGTTTCAACCCATTACTGGGGTAGTGAATCAGTTGGGTCATATGGAGGAAGCCATTGTCTCAAGTCAACGTGTTTTTCAATTATTAGATGAAAAAGGAGAAGCATTCTCTGATGGTCAAATGGAAAGATATCGTGGTCATGTCGTGTTTGATCAAGTGTCATTTGCTTATAAAGATGAAGATTATGTGTTGAATAACATCTCATTTGAAGCAAAACCTGGAGAAACAATTGCACTAGTAGGACACACAGGTTCGGGTAAGAGTTCAATCATTAACTTGTTATTGCGTTATTACGACATACAAAAAGGGAAAATTAAAATAGATGATCAGGATATTTCTGGATTTCCAAAACAGCTGATCAGACAGCATATGGCCATAGTATTGCAGGAACCGTTTCTTTTTACAGGAACCATAGCTTCCAATGTGAGTTTGAATGATCCAGCAATAGATCGATCCAAGGTTGAAAAAGCATTACAAGATGTTGGTGCAGATCAATTAATCAAAAATCTAGCAAAAGGTTATGACGAACCAGTAATTGAGAAAGGGAGTACATTATCTGCGGGTCAGCGTCAACTCATTTCCTTTGCAAGGGCGTTGGCATTTAATCCAGCGATTCTGATATTAGATGAAGCAACTGCAAATATCGATACAGAAACAGAAGCTATTATACAGAAAGCATTGGACGTACTGAAGAAAGGAAGAACGACGTTTATTATTGCACATCGTTTATCAACAATTCGAAATGCAGATCAAATTATCGTGTTAGATCATGGGAGGATATTAGAAAAAGGTAGTCATGAACAACTAATGAAAAATAAAAGTAATTATTATCAAATGTATCAAATGCAGCAAGGGAAGAAGAAAATAGCTTTAACAACATAA
- a CDS encoding ABC transporter ATP-binding protein produces the protein MFSVLVKLSWFFKRHWIRYSIAIFLLILVGVLEIIPPKMLGVAIDYIQDGSLTFNKLLDLILILGGLALVIYVITYVWMYQLFGGSFLVERTKRSRLMKHLLKMTPTFYEKNKTGDLMARATNDLKAISMTAGFGVLTLVDSSIYASVILLSMGFMISWKLTFAAIIPLPLMALAMNKYGKVLHERFIEAQNSFGEMNDQVLESIAGVRVVRAYVQERADQGRFAAATTDVYNKNISVAKVDSLFEPTIKILVGCSYLIGLGYGSYLVFHNELTLGELVTFNIYLGMMIWPMFAIGELINVMQRGNASLDRVSETLSYEPDIKEKEQTLKVMAAKDIQYKNVTFRYPSSTFDNLKDISFSLGRGETLGIVGKTGSGKTTLLKQLLREYPLGKGNITITDTSIDDMSLHDLGKWIGYVPQEQILFSKTVLENILFGKNDADKHDIEKALDLASLKKDLNTLPEGLNTLVGEKGVALSGGQKQRVSIARAIIANPEILILDDALSAVDGKTEARIINNLQRERKGKTTLISTHRLSATQHADCILVLDNGEIVQQGTHEQLVKEDGWYKEQYERQQLEDVE, from the coding sequence TTGTTTTCAGTATTAGTGAAATTAAGCTGGTTCTTTAAAAGACATTGGATTCGTTACAGTATAGCTATATTCTTACTCATCTTAGTAGGTGTATTGGAAATCATTCCACCCAAAATGTTAGGAGTAGCCATAGATTATATTCAGGATGGTTCACTAACATTTAATAAATTGCTTGATTTGATTTTGATATTAGGTGGATTGGCACTTGTTATTTATGTGATTACCTACGTTTGGATGTATCAATTATTTGGTGGTTCATTTCTAGTTGAACGTACAAAACGCTCTAGACTCATGAAGCATTTATTGAAAATGACACCTACTTTTTATGAAAAAAACAAAACCGGTGATTTGATGGCTCGAGCTACGAATGATTTAAAGGCGATATCTATGACAGCTGGATTTGGTGTATTGACACTTGTAGATTCATCGATTTATGCCTCGGTCATATTATTGTCTATGGGTTTTATGATTAGTTGGAAGTTGACATTTGCAGCAATTATCCCGCTTCCTTTAATGGCTTTGGCAATGAATAAATACGGTAAAGTTTTGCATGAAAGATTTATAGAAGCTCAAAATTCATTCGGTGAGATGAATGACCAAGTGCTAGAATCCATTGCAGGTGTTCGTGTAGTTCGTGCTTATGTGCAGGAGAGAGCGGATCAGGGAAGATTTGCAGCAGCTACAACAGATGTATACAACAAAAATATATCAGTCGCAAAGGTTGATTCATTGTTTGAACCGACCATTAAAATATTGGTAGGATGCAGCTATTTAATTGGGTTAGGTTATGGAAGTTATCTTGTATTTCATAATGAGCTTACATTAGGGGAACTTGTCACTTTCAATATTTATTTAGGTATGATGATCTGGCCTATGTTTGCCATTGGCGAATTAATCAATGTAATGCAGCGTGGGAATGCATCTTTGGATCGCGTTAGTGAAACACTTTCGTATGAACCAGATATTAAGGAGAAGGAACAAACATTAAAAGTGATGGCTGCCAAGGATATTCAATATAAAAATGTCACTTTTAGATATCCATCTTCAACATTTGACAACTTAAAGGATATATCTTTCTCACTTGGTCGTGGTGAAACTCTTGGCATTGTAGGTAAAACAGGCAGTGGTAAAACTACTCTTCTAAAGCAGTTGTTGCGTGAGTATCCTCTTGGAAAAGGGAACATAACAATTACCGATACATCAATTGATGATATGTCACTCCATGATTTAGGAAAATGGATTGGGTATGTGCCACAAGAACAAATTTTATTTTCAAAAACCGTTCTTGAAAATATTTTGTTTGGAAAAAATGATGCAGACAAACATGACATTGAAAAAGCATTGGATCTCGCTTCGTTAAAAAAAGACCTGAATACCTTGCCTGAAGGATTAAATACTTTAGTTGGAGAGAAGGGTGTAGCCTTATCAGGTGGTCAAAAGCAAAGAGTTTCTATAGCTAGAGCGATAATTGCCAATCCAGAGATCCTAATTCTTGATGATGCATTATCTGCTGTAGATGGCAAAACGGAAGCAAGAATTATAAATAATTTACAAAGAGAACGAAAAGGAAAAACAACGCTCATATCTACACATCGTTTATCAGCTACACAACATGCGGACTGTATTCTTGTACTTGACAATGGAGAGATTGTACAACAGGGAACACATGAACAATTAGTTAAAGAAGATGGTTGGTATAAGGAGCAGTATGAACGTCAGCAGCTTGAGGACGTGGAATAG
- a CDS encoding MraY family glycosyltransferase, which yields MIVILIYLIPFIVAFGTVYVLVPVMKDTAVKIKFVDQPNKRKIHHNPIPLMGGVIIYLGCICSMLIFDGFSSRTLTLLIGGTMLLFTGLMDDWYKTKGLDFPVLPRIIVYLLAASVPIYYGLEIKGITNITGQGMIFFPSWISWVVTILWVFCITNMINFIDGVDGLATGIVTISACTLFVVSMLKDQQGSAIMAIIIVACCLAFLAYNFYPAKIFMGDAGAIFLGYALAILSLDGALKSATVVSIIVSVFAIGVPIFDTIFVLIRRMIQNKGLHKADNLHTHHSLMKWGLTQIQTVSFLYLIGVVFSLLSIIIFLVFK from the coding sequence GTGATCGTAATTTTAATTTATCTAATCCCATTTATCGTGGCTTTTGGAACAGTGTATGTATTAGTACCTGTAATGAAGGATACAGCAGTAAAAATTAAATTTGTCGATCAGCCGAATAAAAGGAAAATACATCATAATCCGATTCCTTTAATGGGTGGTGTGATCATTTATCTCGGTTGTATATGCTCAATGTTGATTTTTGATGGATTTTCATCAAGGACATTGACATTGCTCATTGGAGGGACGATGCTGCTGTTCACAGGATTAATGGATGATTGGTATAAAACAAAAGGATTAGATTTTCCGGTACTACCTAGAATCATTGTTTATCTGTTAGCAGCATCTGTTCCAATTTATTATGGGTTGGAAATTAAAGGAATAACTAATATTACTGGACAAGGGATGATATTCTTCCCAAGCTGGATTAGTTGGGTAGTAACGATTCTTTGGGTTTTTTGTATTACAAATATGATAAATTTTATTGATGGGGTTGACGGTTTAGCGACAGGGATTGTGACTATATCTGCATGTACTTTATTTGTAGTTTCAATGTTAAAAGATCAGCAGGGATCAGCCATTATGGCAATCATAATTGTTGCATGCTGTTTAGCTTTTCTTGCATATAATTTTTACCCAGCAAAAATATTTATGGGTGATGCTGGCGCTATTTTTTTAGGTTATGCGCTCGCTATTCTCTCTTTGGATGGGGCCTTAAAAAGTGCGACAGTAGTTTCTATAATTGTATCTGTATTTGCAATCGGTGTTCCTATTTTCGATACGATTTTTGTATTGATCAGAAGAATGATTCAAAACAAAGGGTTGCATAAAGCAGATAATCTTCATACACATCATAGTTTAATGAAATGGGGACTAACCCAAATTCAAACGGTATCTTTTTTATATTTAATCGGTGTTGTTTTTTCATTGTTGTCTATCATTATATTTCTTGTTTTTAAATAA
- a CDS encoding cupin domain-containing protein, with amino-acid sequence MTTPVSGYVTDNRNLVGAGTPNLSFDIKQNVLFERNPENIAFALTSTQMPSMIGGSIADLQLSKGFIREPHWHTNAWELDYLVSGEADVSILNPVNNNVVTYKLNRPGLTAFIPMGWMHWISAKSDNTKLLLFFNNDQFMSVEQSVGLTRIPPEVYQNAYNINPREISRALEPIEGTEGVVIGPPPEERTNY; translated from the coding sequence ATGACAACCCCAGTTTCAGGTTATGTCACAGATAATCGAAATTTAGTTGGTGCAGGCACACCCAACCTTTCTTTTGATATTAAGCAAAATGTTTTGTTTGAAAGAAATCCAGAAAATATTGCATTTGCTCTGACATCGACTCAAATGCCTTCCATGATTGGAGGGTCCATTGCAGATTTACAATTATCAAAAGGTTTTATTCGAGAGCCACATTGGCATACAAATGCATGGGAACTGGATTATCTTGTATCAGGTGAAGCAGATGTTTCTATCCTTAATCCCGTTAATAACAATGTAGTTACTTATAAATTAAATAGACCTGGATTAACAGCATTTATTCCTATGGGATGGATGCATTGGATATCAGCAAAATCAGACAATACTAAATTATTGCTCTTTTTTAACAACGATCAATTTATGTCAGTAGAACAATCTGTAGGACTAACCAGAATACCTCCTGAAGTTTATCAAAATGCATACAATATCAATCCAAGAGAAATTTCCCGTGCACTTGAGCCAATCGAGGGAACAGAAGGAGTAGTGATCGGGCCTCCTCCTGAAGAACGTACTAACTATTAG
- a CDS encoding FUSC family protein has protein sequence MDKVKKWFAVLLGKRIFKTGLSVFITATICEFLNWPVLFAIIAAIVTIEPTVNASIQKGKIRLPAAAMGAGVAMLFDFALGQSPISYALAASVTILLCHKFRWDDAIIVATLTAVNMIAITENDFFISFLTRVGTTSVGIITSIIVNFFVLPPNFMGQISKAKINLMSDTKELVDKIISFQLDHKGNFEDLEKSLTSLQKRVNHTIKLIDYQKEEYRYHRFKKTEYKLLKNIQTKMNLLDKINHHVADLLYLTSEDQCLQIDDKEVLKKAWSDISLYFDWQQKNDDKTYEIQQNISSLFYILHRQIDVEKTEDYMDKSSSIAYELLAIHSLICKKSFLKPTEIT, from the coding sequence ATGGATAAAGTAAAAAAATGGTTTGCTGTGTTACTTGGAAAACGAATTTTTAAAACTGGATTATCCGTTTTTATAACAGCAACCATTTGTGAATTTTTAAATTGGCCAGTATTGTTTGCAATCATTGCTGCAATTGTAACAATAGAACCTACAGTAAATGCATCGATTCAAAAAGGGAAAATTCGTTTACCAGCTGCCGCAATGGGGGCTGGTGTTGCTATGTTATTTGATTTTGCACTGGGACAATCTCCAATCTCCTATGCATTAGCAGCATCCGTTACAATATTATTATGTCATAAGTTTCGTTGGGACGATGCAATTATCGTCGCTACTTTAACAGCTGTAAACATGATAGCCATAACTGAAAATGATTTTTTCATTAGTTTTTTAACAAGAGTAGGTACAACTTCTGTAGGTATAATCACCTCTATTATTGTAAACTTTTTTGTGCTTCCACCTAATTTTATGGGACAAATATCGAAAGCCAAAATAAATTTAATGTCCGATACTAAAGAATTAGTAGACAAAATTATATCTTTTCAATTGGACCATAAAGGTAATTTTGAGGATTTGGAAAAATCACTGACTTCATTGCAGAAACGAGTAAATCATACGATTAAATTAATTGATTACCAGAAGGAAGAATACCGTTATCATCGTTTTAAAAAAACAGAATACAAACTATTAAAAAATATTCAGACAAAGATGAATCTTTTAGATAAAATAAATCATCATGTAGCGGACCTGTTGTATTTAACTTCTGAGGATCAATGTTTGCAGATCGATGATAAGGAAGTTCTAAAGAAGGCTTGGAGTGATATATCATTGTATTTTGATTGGCAGCAAAAAAATGATGATAAGACATATGAAATTCAACAGAATATTTCTTCACTCTTTTATATATTGCATCGACAAATTGATGTTGAGAAAACGGAAGATTATATGGATAAAAGTAGCTCAATTGCGTATGAGTTGTTAGCGATTCATTCTCTAATCTGCAAAAAGTCATTTTTAAAACCAACTGAAATTACTTAA
- a CDS encoding CDP-alcohol phosphatidyltransferase family protein → MLDTHARHIVQPFIKRTAISLLNLGFTANQVTWIAFIIGISTGIFIYLNYLVIAVILLWISGFLDAVDGSMAREQKNATAWGTVMDITFDRIVELSVIIGLAIAFPEAHFVLLLLTASIVFSMTVFLTVGALSEKKGIKSFYYQAGLAERTEGFILFSLMILLNNWLIWITLLFFILEMITALQRLLEARKILKD, encoded by the coding sequence ATGTTAGATACACATGCACGACATATCGTACAACCCTTTATAAAACGAACAGCAATTTCACTTTTAAACTTAGGGTTTACAGCTAATCAAGTCACATGGATTGCATTTATTATCGGTATTAGTACTGGTATTTTTATATATTTAAATTATTTGGTTATTGCTGTTATCTTGCTTTGGATATCTGGATTTTTAGATGCAGTGGACGGTTCTATGGCTCGAGAGCAGAAGAATGCAACAGCTTGGGGTACGGTCATGGATATTACCTTTGATAGAATAGTAGAACTTTCTGTGATCATTGGATTAGCTATCGCTTTTCCAGAAGCACATTTTGTTTTATTGTTATTAACGGCATCGATTGTATTTTCAATGACTGTATTTTTAACCGTTGGTGCATTATCAGAGAAAAAAGGGATTAAATCTTTTTATTATCAAGCAGGATTAGCAGAACGAACAGAAGGGTTTATTTTGTTTTCACTCATGATTTTATTAAATAACTGGTTGATATGGATTACGCTTCTATTTTTTATCTTAGAAATGATTACGGCATTGCAACGATTGTTAGAAGCAAGAAAGATTCTGAAAGATTAG
- a CDS encoding ABC transporter ATP-binding protein: MGDLTINSVTKKFHNHHKTSSQNPFFQLYPIDLTIKEGEFFGIIGPSGCGKTTFLKCIAGLIVPDSGKVSLGKENLTNVPPEKRQFSMVFQQPLLFPHLRVIDNVAFGLKMQGINKKVRLNKAKEMLQAVGLSGYELRHPSELSGGQQQRVSLARAIIMNPKVLFLDEPFSALDPDLREEMRELVKKLHQTFKVTVLMVTHDREEAFQLADRLAIMDEGRVLQVGTPKKCYEEPENIKVAQFLGSKNMLEGEIAKSKFIGKYIETSFSYDTFNKYKGWLIIRPELFKRNYSNESDNEDQDMEDFRGRIKEVSYRSGFVHYKVDVNGQSLYVIEPNQSDLPKVNDKVTLQLNMEKAHFIPQKRGIKD, encoded by the coding sequence ATGGGGGATTTAACGATTAATAGCGTTACGAAAAAGTTTCATAACCATCATAAAACTTCAAGTCAAAATCCTTTTTTTCAATTATATCCTATAGATCTAACTATAAAAGAAGGTGAATTTTTTGGAATTATTGGACCTTCAGGTTGTGGAAAAACAACGTTTCTTAAATGTATTGCTGGGTTAATTGTCCCGGATTCGGGGAAAGTGTCGTTAGGAAAGGAAAATTTAACGAATGTCCCTCCAGAGAAAAGACAATTTTCTATGGTGTTTCAACAGCCATTATTATTTCCTCATTTGAGAGTGATTGATAATGTTGCTTTTGGTTTAAAAATGCAAGGGATAAATAAAAAAGTGCGGTTAAATAAAGCAAAAGAAATGCTGCAAGCCGTCGGTTTATCTGGATATGAATTAAGACATCCCTCTGAATTAAGTGGAGGGCAGCAGCAGAGAGTTTCTTTAGCAAGAGCGATCATTATGAATCCTAAAGTGTTATTTTTAGATGAACCATTTAGTGCATTAGATCCTGATTTAAGAGAAGAAATGAGGGAGCTCGTAAAAAAACTTCATCAAACATTTAAGGTAACTGTATTAATGGTTACACATGACAGAGAGGAAGCTTTTCAACTAGCAGATCGACTTGCCATAATGGATGAGGGTAGAGTTTTGCAAGTAGGTACGCCAAAAAAATGTTATGAAGAACCTGAGAATATTAAAGTAGCGCAGTTTTTAGGTTCAAAGAATATGTTAGAAGGTGAAATTGCTAAAAGTAAATTTATCGGGAAATATATTGAAACATCTTTTAGTTATGATACCTTTAATAAATATAAAGGTTGGCTGATCATTCGACCAGAGTTATTTAAGCGCAATTATTCTAATGAATCGGATAATGAGGATCAGGATATGGAGGACTTTAGAGGGAGAATTAAGGAAGTATCTTATCGCTCTGGTTTTGTTCATTATAAAGTAGATGTAAACGGACAATCTCTTTATGTAATTGAACCAAATCAGTCTGATTTACCTAAGGTGAATGATAAGGTAACTTTACAGCTAAACATGGAAAAAGCCCACTTTATCCCGCAAAAAAGAGGAATAAAGGATTGA